A portion of the Callithrix jacchus isolate 240 chromosome 13, calJac240_pri, whole genome shotgun sequence genome contains these proteins:
- the LOC128929481 gene encoding LOW QUALITY PROTEIN: uncharacterized protein LOC128929481 (The sequence of the model RefSeq protein was modified relative to this genomic sequence to represent the inferred CDS: inserted 1 base in 1 codon) has product MQPQTHRDLHMCVHTYTPHITHIHHTSHIHTHHTYTPHITHTHHIHVTHTRHTHKPHITHIPHITHTSHTPHITHAPHITHTYHTQPHITHTVHITHAPHITHTHRTSHTPHITHTHTQHIHTTHHTHTPHIHTTPHIHTHNTYTPLITHTHHTYTPHHTYTTHHTHTTHTTHTHHTSHTHTTHYTYTPHITHTHITHTHTPHIIHALIHTYTPHITHTHHTSHIHITHTHTPHIHTTHHTYTPHTRHIYTSHTQTTHHTHTTHHTHITHTTYHTCTAHYTYIPHTTTHHTHSAHHTRTTHHTHAPHITHTTHHTHITHTHTQHIHTTHHTHTPHIHTTPHIHHTSHTHTTHTHHTHHTYTPHITHTHHTLHIHTTHHTYTHHTYTHTTHHTHTHSHIPHPHIHSHTIQHTHHTSHTYSLTFTLVYTSHTHSLTHNTMHITHSFTLTRAHIHRHTCRQDRAHVMGRGTPGGXGIPGWVSLRQGCTPQLWPAAREGKGCQRSSSLWGEPGLNGRAVSPTPPGSQLTSLQFSSLCFPSGRCCQAWDAGAPEPRPGGAP; this is encoded by the exons ATGCAGCCCCAGACTCACAGGGATctgcacatgtgtgtacacacatacacaccacacatcacacacatacaccacacatcacacatacacacacaccacacatatacaccacacatcacacatacacaccacatacacgTCACACATACAcgtcacacacacaaaccacacatcacacacataccacacatcacacacacatcacacacaccacatatcacACATGCACCGcacattacacacacataccacacacaaccacacatcacacacacagtgcacatcacacacgcaccacacatcacacacacgcaccgcacatcacacacaccacacatcacacatacacacacacaacacatacacaccacacatcacacacacacaccacacatacataccacaccacacatacacacacacaacacatacacaccactcatcacacacacacaccacacatacacaccacaccacacatacaccacacatcacacacacaccacacacaccacacatacacaccacacatcacacacacacaccacacattacacatacacaccacacatcacacatacacacatcacacatacacacacaccacacatcataCACGCActcattcacacatacacaccacatatcacacacacacaccacacatcacacatacacatcacacatacacacacaccacacatacacaccacacatcacacatacacaccacatacacgTCACATATACAcgtcacacacacaaaccacacatcacacacataccacacatcacacacacatcacacacaccacatatcacACATGCACCGCACATtacacatacataccacacacaaccacacatcacacacacagtgcacatcacacacgcaccacacatcacacacacgcaccgcacatcacacacaccacacatcacacacacatcacacatacacacacacaacacatacacaccacacatcacacacacacaccacacatacacaccacaccacacatacaccacacatcacacacacacaccacacatacacaccacacacaccacacatacacaccacacatcacacacacacaccacacattacacatacacaccacacatcacacatacacacatcacacatacacacacaccacacatcatacacacactcATTCACACATACCACACCCACACATTCACTCACATACCatacagcacacacaccacacatcacacacttaTTCACTCACATTCACACTTgtatatacatcacaca CTCATTCACTCACACACAACACCATGCACATCACACACTCATTCACTCTCACAcgcgcacacatacacagacacacctgCAGGCAAGATAGGGCTCACGTCATGGGACGGGGGACTCCAGGTG AGGGGATCCCTGGCTGGGTGTCCTTGAGGCAAGGTTGCACTCCACAACTGTGGCCAGCAGCCAGAGAGGGCAAAGGCTGCCAAAGGTCATCCAGCCTGTGGGGCGAACCAGGGCTGAATGGCAGAGCTGTGTCCCCCACACCCCCGGGCTCCCAGCTCACTTCCCTgcagttctccagcctctgcttcccttcAGGAAGgtgctgccaggcctgggatgCTGGTGCCCCAGAGCCCAGGCCTGGAGGGGCCCCTTGA